From a region of the Dictyostelium discoideum AX4 chromosome 2 chromosome, whole genome shotgun sequence genome:
- the mrrA gene encoding transmembrane protein, producing MKNLLIYLLIILIINYVNGLSIEHDLILKQQQQEQSRHQHCKIGKYDFSGFKKEKGSYEFKSKKLNELGEEIDVEYYFNICSGSSKCDNSLISVCSRDNQFNDIVYGETSNLTLAIGSLKENTVEGGILTYYAPSNKCGASGGIMKTTISMYCAKGQPNTVISVVNRSPNNCNLEIAIMGDSACESKVDVVKIYLFLVSALLVLLIITLITCTILYFIDKKKKLSMGYSKLSLNTTPGNDS from the coding sequence atgaaaaatttattaatatatttattaattattttaataattaattatgtAAATGGTCTTAGTATTGAacatgatttaattttaaagcaacaacaacaagaacaaagTCGTCATCAACATTGTAAAATTGGTAAATATGATTTTAGTGGAtttaaaaaggaaaaagGTTCTTATGAATtcaaatcaaagaaattgaatgaattgggtgaagaaattgatgttgaatattatttcaatatttgcTCTGGCTCTTCAAAATGtgataattctttaatttcagttTGCTCAAGAGATAATCAATTCAATGATATCGTTTATGGTGAAACTTCAAATTTAACATTAGCAATCGGATCATTAAAGGAAAATACAGTTGAAGGTGGTATTCTAACTTACTATGCACCATCCAATAAATGTGGTGCTAGTGGTGGCATTATGAAAACTACAATTTCAATGTATTGTGCTAAAGGTCAACCAAATACCGTTATCTCTGTTGTAAATAGATCTCCAAATAATTGTAACTTGGAAATTGCAATTATGGGTGACTCTGCTTGTGAATCTAAAGTTGATGTTGTTAAAATCTATTTATTCCTTGTATCTGctttattagttttattaattattacatTAATAACTTGTACAATTCTTTATTTCATTgacaagaaaaagaaattatcaaTGGGTTATTCCAAATTATCTTTAAACACAACCCCAGGAAATGAttcataa